Proteins encoded by one window of Cellvibrio sp. KY-GH-1:
- a CDS encoding flavodoxin: MAQIGLFFGSDEGNTERVAYRIQKRFGENVVDVRDIADVTQLDFANYDKIILGIPTWDFGQIQSDWEEFWDDIAAVDFSGKQVALFGLGDQFGYGDYFLDAMGMLHDVIIQSGPEIVGQWSTEGYEFEASKAEIPGAGMFVGLALDEDQQENLTAGRLNRWCTQIHIEFGLDTPLETLDD, encoded by the coding sequence GTGGCCCAGATTGGTCTGTTTTTTGGAAGTGACGAAGGAAATACTGAGCGCGTTGCTTACCGTATTCAAAAGCGTTTTGGCGAAAATGTGGTCGATGTGCGCGATATCGCGGATGTAACCCAACTGGATTTCGCCAATTACGACAAAATTATCCTGGGGATTCCCACTTGGGATTTCGGGCAGATCCAGTCGGATTGGGAAGAGTTTTGGGATGATATTGCTGCTGTAGACTTTTCCGGCAAGCAAGTGGCTTTGTTTGGTCTAGGGGATCAATTTGGCTACGGCGATTACTTTCTGGATGCCATGGGCATGCTGCACGATGTCATTATCCAAAGTGGCCCTGAAATAGTTGGCCAATGGTCCACTGAAGGATACGAGTTTGAAGCATCTAAAGCTGAAATTCCCGGTGCCGGAATGTTTGTTGGCTTGGCGCTGGATGAAGATCAGCAGGAGAACCTGACGGCAGGTAGATTGAACCGCTGGTGTACCCAAATTCATATTGAGTTTGGTCTGGATACGCCGTTAGAAACGCTGGATGATTGA
- a CDS encoding ABC transporter ATP-binding protein, whose translation MSNEALLSVENLRVVFNTRNGQTVAVEDLSFSINKGEVLGIVGESGSGKSVACYSLLGLIPMPPGKIESGRAMFQGKDLLRLSENDMRQIRANKIAMIFQDPMTCLNPYLRIVDQLTEVLLVHKRMNNKDARLKAIAALEEVGIHNAAERIDQYPHQFSGGMRQRVMIAMALLAEPELLIADEPTTALDVTVQAQILSLIKELQQSRQLTVIFITHDLGVAAQMANHVLVMEKGRLVEQGETQSIFKNPVQPYTQKLLSAVLTTAKPATNHAIDYSQPPLLEVKNLEVGFKQYSGVWFQKIKNIVKGVDEVSINLYKGEILGLVGESGSGKSTLGRSIVRLVDAQGGEVLFNGKDLTHIANDDLKIARRDFQMIFQDPYASLNPRMTVFDTLAEPLLVHGLANKNTVLEQVNQLMDDVGLDRRFLRKYPHEFSGGQRQRIAIARAIALKPKLIIADEPVSALDVTIRAQILALLLHLTEKHQLTMLFISHDMSVVRYLCDRVVVMQKGKLVEEGITEELFGAPKHAYTQQLLAAIPTL comes from the coding sequence ATGTCAAACGAAGCATTATTATCCGTAGAGAATCTGCGCGTAGTATTTAACACGCGCAATGGGCAAACCGTCGCCGTAGAAGACCTGAGTTTTTCCATCAATAAAGGTGAAGTACTCGGTATTGTTGGCGAGTCAGGCTCGGGGAAGTCGGTAGCCTGTTATAGCTTGTTAGGGCTGATTCCCATGCCTCCTGGCAAAATTGAATCCGGACGTGCGATGTTTCAAGGGAAAGATTTGTTGCGTTTGTCTGAAAATGATATGCGCCAGATTCGCGCAAATAAAATCGCGATGATTTTTCAAGACCCTATGACTTGCCTAAATCCATATTTGCGGATTGTTGATCAACTCACAGAGGTGTTGTTGGTACACAAAAGAATGAATAATAAAGACGCGCGCTTAAAAGCGATTGCAGCGTTGGAAGAAGTTGGAATTCATAACGCGGCCGAGCGTATAGATCAATACCCTCACCAATTTTCCGGTGGTATGCGCCAGCGAGTGATGATTGCTATGGCGCTGCTCGCCGAGCCGGAATTGCTCATTGCCGACGAGCCAACCACCGCGTTGGATGTTACTGTACAGGCCCAAATTTTGAGCCTTATTAAGGAGCTACAACAAAGCCGCCAATTGACTGTTATTTTTATTACCCATGACTTGGGCGTTGCTGCACAGATGGCAAATCATGTTTTAGTAATGGAAAAAGGCCGGTTAGTTGAACAGGGGGAGACGCAAAGTATATTCAAAAATCCCGTGCAGCCCTACACCCAAAAATTGTTGAGTGCCGTCTTAACTACCGCAAAACCTGCGACCAATCATGCTATTGACTATTCACAGCCACCGCTGTTGGAAGTGAAAAACTTGGAGGTCGGATTTAAACAATATTCGGGAGTGTGGTTCCAAAAAATTAAAAATATCGTCAAGGGTGTGGACGAGGTTTCTATCAATTTATATAAAGGCGAAATTTTAGGTTTGGTCGGCGAGTCTGGCTCCGGGAAATCAACCTTGGGGCGTAGTATAGTCCGTTTGGTTGATGCTCAAGGTGGCGAAGTTCTGTTCAATGGAAAAGATCTGACACATATCGCGAATGATGATTTAAAAATTGCCCGTCGCGATTTTCAAATGATATTCCAAGATCCTTATGCTTCGCTGAACCCAAGAATGACAGTGTTTGATACGCTCGCTGAACCGCTGCTCGTGCATGGATTAGCAAATAAAAATACGGTGCTGGAACAAGTAAACCAATTAATGGATGACGTTGGTTTGGACAGGCGTTTTTTACGTAAGTACCCACACGAATTTTCCGGCGGCCAACGGCAACGTATTGCCATCGCAAGAGCTATTGCACTAAAACCCAAATTAATTATCGCTGATGAACCCGTATCTGCATTGGATGTAACAATACGGGCGCAAATTTTGGCGTTACTGCTTCATTTAACGGAAAAGCACCAATTAACCATGTTGTTTATTTCACACGATATGTCAGTGGTTCGTTACTTATGCGATCGTGTGGTGGTAATGCAAAAAGGAAAATTAGTGGAGGAGGGGATTACAGAAGAACTATTCGGCGCCCCTAAGCACGCCTATACGCAACAGCTATTGGCAGCTATTCCTACGCTATAG
- a CDS encoding peptide ABC transporter substrate-binding protein, whose product MHKIRWITYCIFALGLLSGCGKSQKLVDIGNEKQILYVANGDEISDLDPQTTTGMPEWRIQRALFEGLVSRDPQTLEVVPGVAERWEVSDDGKKYKFYIRANAKWSNGDDLTADDFVRSWKRSFLPGLGNQYASSLFVIKNAEAFYEGKIGFDEVGVKAVEPKILDVELIAPTPYFLQLLSHHSAFVLHTPTIERFGALDERGTKWTRPENFVGNGPFVPYEWIPTKHIALKRNPYYWDAANIKLNEIRFFPIQKSTVEERMFRAGQLHMTYYLPRDKLEYYKTKNSDVLRSFPNFATYFYRFNTTIKPLNDLRVRKALAYSINRQQIVEYVTKFGQKPAYALTPPDPNSYVPEAKMPYDPELARNLLAEAGFPEGKGFPKLTIAFNTTDEHRNIAVAIQQMWKKELGIDIGLENMEWKVFLDRERQMAYEIDRASWVGDYLDPFTFLEMFTTGNGNNKTGFSNQDYDELMRASALETNVEQRMALFQRADKILVEEVPIMPLYTYHWNRLVSTSVKNWHDNTMDYYSYNRVYLEK is encoded by the coding sequence ATGCATAAGATTCGGTGGATAACTTATTGTATTTTTGCGTTGGGTTTATTATCCGGCTGCGGTAAATCGCAAAAGCTCGTCGATATTGGCAACGAAAAGCAAATTTTATATGTGGCTAATGGGGATGAAATTTCAGATCTTGATCCGCAAACCACTACAGGTATGCCGGAGTGGCGTATCCAGCGTGCACTTTTCGAAGGCCTTGTCTCGCGTGACCCTCAAACGCTCGAAGTGGTACCTGGCGTCGCTGAGAGATGGGAAGTGTCCGACGATGGAAAAAAGTACAAATTCTATATTCGCGCGAATGCTAAATGGTCAAATGGAGATGATTTAACCGCGGACGATTTCGTACGATCCTGGAAGAGAAGCTTTCTTCCCGGATTGGGAAATCAATATGCCTCCTCGCTGTTTGTTATCAAAAATGCCGAAGCTTTTTATGAAGGGAAAATTGGTTTTGATGAAGTGGGGGTTAAAGCGGTGGAACCCAAAATATTGGATGTGGAATTAATTGCGCCGACTCCATATTTTTTGCAGTTACTTTCTCACCATAGTGCGTTCGTTTTGCACACACCCACAATTGAACGATTTGGCGCTTTGGATGAGCGGGGAACTAAATGGACTCGCCCAGAGAATTTTGTAGGAAATGGGCCGTTTGTTCCCTATGAATGGATTCCAACAAAACACATAGCACTTAAGCGTAACCCCTATTACTGGGATGCTGCCAATATAAAACTAAATGAAATACGTTTTTTTCCGATTCAAAAATCTACAGTAGAAGAACGTATGTTTCGCGCAGGGCAATTGCATATGACATATTATCTGCCGCGCGACAAACTCGAATACTATAAAACCAAGAATAGTGATGTGCTTCGCTCATTCCCCAACTTTGCAACGTACTTTTATCGGTTTAACACGACCATCAAGCCGCTCAACGATCTGCGTGTGCGCAAAGCCCTTGCTTACAGCATTAATCGTCAACAAATTGTTGAATATGTTACCAAGTTTGGGCAAAAGCCCGCCTATGCATTAACTCCTCCGGACCCAAACTCATATGTGCCAGAAGCGAAGATGCCCTATGATCCGGAACTAGCAAGAAACCTACTTGCAGAAGCTGGCTTTCCTGAAGGCAAGGGATTTCCAAAACTGACAATTGCATTTAATACAACCGATGAACATCGAAATATTGCGGTAGCGATCCAACAGATGTGGAAAAAAGAACTAGGAATAGACATTGGCTTGGAGAATATGGAGTGGAAAGTATTTCTGGATCGTGAACGCCAAATGGCATATGAAATCGATCGGGCATCATGGGTGGGTGACTATCTCGATCCCTTTACGTTTCTGGAAATGTTCACCACCGGTAATGGGAATAACAAAACCGGATTTTCAAATCAAGATTATGATGAGCTGATGCGCGCGTCTGCGCTTGAAACTAATGTGGAGCAACGGATGGCGTTATTTCAGCGCGCGGACAAAATTCTCGTTGAAGAAGTGCCCATTATGCCGCTCTACACTTACCACTGGAATCGTTTAGTGTCCACGTCTGTAAAAAATTGGCATGACAATACTATGGATTACTATTCATATAACCGCGTATATCTGGAGAAATAA
- a CDS encoding ABC transporter permease produces MAQVINTPEVVNLEKGTSLTQDALARLRNNKMAMSGLYFLIGLIIIALLTPWIAPYSYEEQNLELGASSPSAQHWLGTDILGRDQLTRIMYGSRISLAVGFIATAVALTIGVLWGAIAGFVGGRTDAVMMRIVDALYALPFTIFIILLTVVFGSSLLLLFLAIGAVEWLTMARIVRGQVLAIKKQEYVEAAISMGLSPWRIIFRHLIPNVLGPVIVYTTLTIPSVILLESFLSFLGLGIQPPASSWGSLISSGVEVMEEFPWLLFFPGLVLTFTLFSLNFLGDGLRDALDPRASKD; encoded by the coding sequence ATGGCTCAAGTTATTAATACTCCTGAGGTCGTAAATCTGGAGAAGGGGACGTCCCTAACACAAGATGCGCTAGCTCGGTTACGCAACAATAAAATGGCAATGTCAGGCTTATATTTTTTGATTGGTCTAATTATCATCGCCTTACTAACCCCATGGATCGCTCCTTATTCGTACGAAGAACAAAACCTTGAATTGGGTGCGTCTTCTCCATCTGCTCAGCATTGGTTGGGAACTGATATTCTTGGGCGTGATCAACTGACACGAATTATGTACGGCAGTCGTATTTCTTTAGCTGTCGGGTTTATAGCAACGGCGGTGGCGTTAACTATTGGCGTGTTGTGGGGAGCGATTGCGGGTTTTGTTGGTGGTAGAACTGACGCAGTGATGATGCGAATCGTAGATGCTCTCTACGCATTGCCTTTTACAATTTTTATTATTCTGCTCACCGTTGTATTTGGTAGTAGTTTGTTATTGCTCTTTCTCGCAATAGGTGCAGTTGAATGGCTCACCATGGCACGCATCGTTCGTGGTCAAGTTTTAGCGATAAAAAAACAGGAATACGTTGAAGCAGCTATTTCGATGGGTTTATCTCCTTGGAGAATAATTTTTCGTCACTTGATCCCAAATGTTCTTGGTCCAGTCATCGTTTACACCACATTAACAATCCCCAGTGTTATTTTACTTGAATCATTTTTGAGTTTTCTGGGGTTGGGAATACAGCCGCCGGCCAGTTCCTGGGGCTCACTGATTTCCAGTGGTGTGGAAGTGATGGAAGAGTTTCCCTGGCTGTTATTTTTCCCAGGGTTAGTCCTTACCTTTACATTGTTTTCCCTTAACTTTTTGGGTGATGGCTTGCGTGATGCGTTAGACCCACGAGCATCCAAGGATTAA
- a CDS encoding histidine kinase: protein MRDYLLTEDQRDCLQEITNVAMGQAGSHLARLLNVFVVLSIPHVSVLNPTDIAMALQSLNREGKDDIVHGVCQGFIGGGIAGEAMLIFHGTDFEDLAKLLKYDRVPDEQAQYELLMDTANVLNGACLRGLAEQLDTHFSFGPPMLLGQHCNITDLLQNNNMKWKQALVVEINYAIENHKINCDLLLVVAEHSIHGLIEKLNYLLD from the coding sequence ATGCGAGATTATTTGCTCACTGAAGATCAGCGCGATTGCCTGCAAGAAATCACCAATGTCGCTATGGGACAGGCGGGGTCTCACCTCGCCCGCCTGCTCAATGTCTTTGTTGTACTTTCCATCCCTCATGTCAGTGTTCTAAATCCTACCGACATCGCCATGGCCCTTCAGTCACTCAACCGGGAAGGCAAAGACGATATAGTCCACGGCGTTTGCCAAGGCTTTATTGGCGGCGGGATTGCTGGCGAAGCGATGTTGATATTCCATGGCACCGACTTTGAAGACTTGGCCAAATTGCTGAAATACGACCGGGTCCCCGATGAGCAGGCGCAGTATGAATTATTAATGGACACCGCCAACGTGCTCAATGGGGCATGTCTGCGTGGTTTAGCAGAACAACTGGACACCCACTTCAGTTTTGGCCCGCCGATGTTATTAGGGCAGCATTGCAACATTACCGATCTATTGCAAAACAACAACATGAAGTGGAAGCAAGCATTGGTCGTTGAAATTAATTACGCGATAGAAAATCACAAAATTAATTGTGATCTATTGTTAGTGGTAGCCGAACACTCAATTCATGGATTAATTGAAAAACTCAATTATCTACTTGATTAA
- the glgA gene encoding glycogen synthase GlgA, translated as MQKILFATSEVYPLIKTGGLADVSGSLPRALLKLGCDIKILLPAYPGVLEKAASVGLKQIAQLEIDGNAVIIKQTRLPGTKVAVWLVDIAEFSERAGNPYCGPDGNDWYDNHKRFYIFSKAAELIALNQANLDWQPDIVHCNDWQTGLIPALLSLHPDHPATVFTIHNLAYRGLFSHQAFAELNLPQAFWHHERLEFYGQMSFIKGGIAFADYVTTVSPSYAREIQKPEFGYGLDGLLRYRSDSLAGILNGIDNDEWNPGTDAHLVATYNRRTLGNKRKNKQALQEKMGLAVNSEIPLLGFIGRLVDQKGVDLILSQMSRLLTSNYQLVILGSGFPHYEQTLRNIAEQNPHKVAIHLGYDESLAHQIEAGSDIFLMPSIFEPCGLNQMYSLRYGTLPVVHAVGGLRDTVVEHSLDEIANGANGFVFQQPEGDELFAALERATLAYHQPDVWKKLQLNAMSQDFSWQTSAKAYCDIYTELQTK; from the coding sequence ATGCAGAAGATTTTATTTGCAACCAGTGAAGTTTATCCGTTAATAAAAACCGGCGGACTCGCCGATGTAAGCGGCAGTTTGCCGCGCGCATTATTAAAGCTCGGCTGCGATATAAAAATCCTGCTGCCTGCTTATCCCGGTGTTTTGGAAAAAGCGGCCAGTGTAGGATTGAAACAAATCGCACAACTGGAAATTGATGGCAACGCCGTAATCATCAAACAAACCCGATTGCCCGGTACAAAAGTCGCTGTATGGTTAGTGGATATTGCCGAGTTTTCCGAACGCGCGGGTAACCCATATTGCGGACCCGACGGCAACGATTGGTACGATAATCACAAACGCTTTTATATTTTTTCCAAAGCGGCTGAACTAATTGCTCTTAATCAAGCCAACCTGGATTGGCAACCGGATATCGTCCACTGCAATGACTGGCAAACGGGGTTAATTCCCGCACTGCTATCGTTACACCCCGATCATCCCGCAACGGTTTTTACGATTCACAATCTCGCCTATCGCGGGCTGTTTTCACATCAAGCGTTTGCGGAATTAAATCTACCGCAGGCGTTTTGGCATCACGAGCGTTTGGAATTTTACGGGCAAATGTCGTTTATTAAAGGCGGCATTGCGTTTGCGGATTACGTAACCACTGTCAGCCCGAGTTATGCGCGGGAAATTCAAAAGCCGGAATTTGGTTATGGCCTGGACGGATTACTCCGCTATCGCAGTGACTCGCTGGCAGGAATACTAAACGGTATCGATAATGACGAATGGAACCCAGGTACTGATGCGCATCTTGTCGCAACTTATAATCGCCGAACACTTGGCAACAAACGCAAAAACAAACAAGCGCTCCAAGAGAAAATGGGCTTGGCTGTAAATAGCGAAATTCCATTGTTAGGGTTTATCGGCCGTTTGGTAGATCAAAAAGGAGTGGACTTGATTCTCTCCCAGATGAGCCGCCTGTTAACCTCCAATTACCAATTAGTGATTTTGGGTAGCGGGTTTCCTCACTATGAACAGACTTTGCGGAACATAGCTGAGCAGAATCCCCACAAGGTAGCAATTCATTTGGGATACGATGAATCCCTGGCTCATCAAATTGAAGCGGGAAGCGACATTTTTCTGATGCCTTCCATATTTGAGCCTTGCGGTTTGAATCAGATGTACAGCCTGCGCTACGGAACTCTTCCCGTTGTACATGCAGTGGGTGGTTTGCGCGATACGGTAGTTGAACATTCTCTTGATGAAATTGCCAATGGCGCGAACGGCTTTGTGTTCCAACAACCGGAAGGTGATGAGTTATTCGCCGCATTAGAACGTGCTACCCTCGCCTATCACCAGCCAGATGTCTGGAAGAAATTACAGCTCAACGCCATGAGTCAGGATTTTTCGTGGCAAACCAGCGCGAAAGCTTATTGCGATATCTACACAGAACTACAAACAAAGTGA
- a CDS encoding M3 family metallopeptidase, whose product MKWGCISYPSSDSTGRPLWRQSLALCLVLSGLVGGCTSGSSNSSSTHAVGAETQSVTWSTPTDKLAYQYLENCRKDYVKAQGYMAEFSRSDKTYTTSNLLAAINELDAVLDKQMNLAGLYANVHPNAEMRSAAELCEQNMVSLISEISLSRPLYNRISALNIAGLDAEDRRFVEHMLRDYRRSGVDKDDISRARIKALNEEINLIGQQFDKNIREGGRQLVLDSVTELKGLPQDYIDAHKPNEQGKVILTTAYPDYFPFMQFAENDALRQKFYVIFRQQAYPENKTVLAQLLAKRYELAQLLGYKNFSEYITEDKMIKTPANAQSFIDKVSAMANPRAAVEYQELLTRLKKIDPSATSVADWQKLYLEHLVKKEKYEVNSQEVRQYFTYDNVQKGIFDLTETMFGVTIRPWTTSVWHDSVSAYEVLDKGKVIGRFYLDMHPRDGKYQHAAQFSIVSGLSGVQLPEAALVCNFPAGLMEHSDVETFLHEFGHLMHDLFAGVDQRWVYFSGVKTELDFVEAPSQMLEEWVWDAETLASFARNAKGEVIPPGLVKKMVKARDFGKAMWTKHQLFYAALSLGFYNQDPSTLDLDKKMAEIQGSYSPFGYVDDTYFYTSFGHLNGYSSLYYTYMWSLVIAADMHSEFEKYGLRNSKLAQHYRDTVLAPGGKKDAAELVEDFLGRPYGFDAFSKDLSAP is encoded by the coding sequence ATGAAATGGGGCTGCATAAGTTACCCAAGCAGTGATTCGACCGGCCGACCTTTGTGGCGGCAAAGTCTTGCACTGTGCCTGGTCTTGAGCGGACTTGTGGGTGGATGTACTTCCGGTTCGTCCAATAGTTCGTCGACTCACGCCGTAGGCGCAGAAACCCAGTCGGTGACTTGGAGTACCCCCACCGACAAACTTGCCTATCAGTACCTTGAGAATTGTCGTAAGGATTATGTGAAAGCTCAGGGTTATATGGCAGAGTTTTCGCGCAGCGACAAAACATATACAACATCCAATTTATTGGCCGCCATCAACGAACTCGATGCCGTTTTGGATAAACAAATGAACCTCGCGGGCCTCTATGCGAATGTTCACCCGAATGCGGAAATGCGCTCGGCCGCAGAGCTATGCGAACAAAATATGGTGTCGTTAATTAGCGAAATCAGTCTTTCACGTCCCTTGTATAACCGCATATCAGCACTCAACATCGCAGGGTTAGACGCCGAGGATCGCCGTTTTGTTGAGCATATGTTGCGTGATTATCGCCGCTCTGGCGTTGATAAAGACGATATATCGCGCGCACGTATCAAGGCGTTAAATGAGGAAATTAATTTAATCGGCCAACAATTTGATAAAAACATTCGTGAAGGCGGCCGTCAATTGGTGCTCGATTCAGTCACAGAGTTGAAGGGCTTACCGCAAGACTATATTGATGCGCACAAACCCAATGAACAGGGAAAAGTTATTCTCACCACCGCGTATCCCGATTACTTCCCCTTTATGCAATTTGCAGAAAATGATGCGTTGCGTCAAAAGTTCTACGTAATTTTCAGGCAACAGGCTTATCCGGAAAACAAAACCGTTTTGGCGCAGCTTCTCGCCAAGCGCTACGAATTAGCTCAACTGTTGGGTTACAAAAACTTTTCGGAATACATCACTGAAGACAAAATGATTAAGACTCCTGCCAATGCCCAATCCTTTATTGATAAGGTATCCGCAATGGCGAATCCACGCGCAGCCGTGGAATATCAAGAGTTGCTAACTCGCCTGAAGAAAATTGACCCATCCGCTACATCAGTCGCTGATTGGCAAAAGCTGTATTTGGAACATTTGGTTAAAAAAGAAAAATACGAGGTTAATTCGCAAGAGGTTCGTCAGTACTTTACGTATGACAATGTCCAAAAAGGCATTTTCGACTTAACGGAAACTATGTTTGGAGTCACTATCCGTCCGTGGACAACATCAGTGTGGCATGACTCGGTGAGTGCTTATGAAGTATTGGACAAGGGTAAAGTTATTGGTCGGTTTTATTTGGATATGCATCCTCGCGATGGAAAATATCAGCATGCCGCGCAATTTTCTATCGTGAGCGGCCTGAGTGGAGTTCAGTTACCTGAGGCAGCACTGGTGTGCAATTTTCCCGCGGGTTTGATGGAACATTCTGATGTGGAAACATTCCTGCATGAATTTGGTCACCTAATGCATGATTTATTTGCAGGTGTAGATCAGCGTTGGGTATATTTTTCTGGCGTAAAAACGGAGTTGGACTTTGTTGAAGCTCCTTCACAAATGTTAGAGGAATGGGTGTGGGACGCGGAGACACTGGCGTCATTTGCTCGTAATGCAAAGGGTGAGGTAATTCCTCCCGGTCTGGTTAAAAAAATGGTCAAAGCGCGAGATTTTGGTAAGGCGATGTGGACCAAACATCAGCTCTTTTACGCGGCCTTATCTTTAGGGTTCTACAATCAGGATCCTTCCACCCTTGATCTGGATAAAAAAATGGCTGAAATACAGGGTAGCTATTCGCCGTTCGGTTATGTTGATGACACCTATTTTTATACAAGCTTTGGTCATTTGAATGGTTATTCTTCACTGTACTACACCTATATGTGGTCGTTGGTAATTGCTGCTGATATGCACAGCGAATTTGAAAAGTATGGGTTGCGCAACAGCAAGCTCGCGCAGCACTATCGCGATACCGTATTGGCTCCCGGGGGTAAAAAAGATGCGGCGGAATTGGTAGAAGATTTCCTGGGTAGACCTTATGGGTTTGATGCGTTTTCAAAAGATTTATCTGCACCATAA
- a CDS encoding ABC transporter permease produces MLKFIFQRVLQAIPVLFIVALVTFIMIRSAPGGPFDEDRNVPPEVIKALNDRYHLGDPLWKQFFDYVSNVIQGDLGPSFKYPSHTVNDLIAAGLPATLELSFYALIFALITGLAAGVFASLRSNTMQDYLPMSAAMIGICMPTFVLGPILLLVFGIWLGWLPVAGWGQIPGDKVLPSITLGSVYAAYIARISRGGMLDILSQDYIRTAHAKGLSTTRIVFVHALRGGIIPVISFLGPAIAGLLAGSFVVESIFQIPGLGRFYVTAAFNRDYTMILGCTIFFAFLIILCNLLADVLLVWLNPKLRQELDSRG; encoded by the coding sequence ATGTTAAAGTTTATTTTTCAGCGCGTATTACAAGCTATACCGGTGCTATTTATTGTTGCTCTGGTTACTTTTATTATGATTCGCTCAGCACCTGGTGGACCGTTTGATGAAGATAGAAATGTGCCGCCTGAAGTTATTAAGGCGTTAAATGACCGCTATCATCTTGGAGATCCATTATGGAAGCAGTTTTTTGATTATGTGAGCAATGTAATTCAGGGTGATCTGGGGCCATCGTTTAAATACCCAAGCCATACAGTAAATGACCTTATTGCCGCCGGACTTCCAGCAACGCTCGAGTTGTCTTTTTATGCGTTAATTTTTGCATTAATAACTGGACTAGCTGCTGGAGTTTTCGCTTCACTAAGATCAAATACCATGCAAGATTACCTCCCTATGTCTGCAGCAATGATTGGGATATGCATGCCTACATTTGTTTTAGGCCCAATTTTGTTGCTGGTGTTTGGTATTTGGTTAGGTTGGCTGCCCGTTGCAGGGTGGGGCCAGATTCCCGGTGACAAGGTACTACCTTCCATTACTCTTGGCTCTGTGTATGCTGCGTATATTGCCCGTATTAGCCGTGGTGGAATGCTAGACATTCTCTCTCAGGATTACATTCGCACAGCACACGCTAAAGGATTATCTACAACGCGTATTGTTTTCGTTCACGCATTGCGCGGCGGCATTATCCCGGTAATTTCATTTCTTGGTCCAGCGATCGCAGGTTTGTTGGCAGGGTCATTTGTTGTTGAATCTATTTTTCAAATTCCAGGATTGGGCCGATTTTATGTGACCGCGGCATTCAATCGCGATTACACAATGATACTGGGTTGTACCATTTTCTTTGCATTTTTAATCATTCTATGCAATTTGCTCGCCGACGTTTTACTAGTTTGGTTGAACCCAAAGCTGCGCCAAGAATTGGACTCAAGGGGATAA
- a CDS encoding GGDEF domain-containing protein, translating into MALSEELNKILKDVHWQMDVLQNIDVGLVVMNQDYKIEVWNSFMQNHSGKAPENVLGRNLFQVFPELPEQWFRHKAQAVFVLQNATFTTWEQRPYLFRFPHYRPITGTAEYMYQNSTIIPLADTKGVVDHICLIIYDVTDTAVNKLAQQQANKQLQNLSRTDHLTGLFNRGYWELRLIQEFKRFDRYEQPSSLIMLDIDHFKKINDKYGHTVGDEAIRGVSRAIKEQVRDLDIAGRYGGEEFGIILTNTNGDGACVFAERLRKTVEHLTVYADGHEVKFTISLGVAELNDQIHDHRNWIEKADHALYRSKEGGRNRCTMEL; encoded by the coding sequence ATGGCACTCAGTGAAGAACTCAATAAAATATTAAAAGACGTCCATTGGCAAATGGATGTTTTGCAAAATATTGATGTAGGACTGGTTGTGATGAATCAGGACTACAAGATAGAGGTGTGGAATAGCTTTATGCAAAACCACAGTGGCAAAGCACCGGAAAATGTACTCGGGAGAAATTTGTTTCAAGTATTCCCGGAGCTTCCTGAACAATGGTTCCGCCACAAAGCCCAGGCAGTTTTCGTATTGCAAAATGCCACCTTTACTACCTGGGAGCAGCGCCCTTACCTGTTTCGCTTTCCGCACTACCGCCCTATTACCGGCACAGCGGAATACATGTATCAAAACAGTACCATTATTCCCCTCGCCGACACCAAGGGAGTGGTTGACCACATCTGTCTCATTATTTATGACGTAACAGATACTGCGGTAAATAAACTGGCCCAGCAGCAAGCGAACAAGCAGTTGCAAAACCTAAGCCGTACTGATCACTTGACTGGTTTGTTTAATCGCGGCTATTGGGAGTTACGCTTGATTCAAGAATTCAAGCGCTTTGATCGTTATGAGCAACCATCCAGCTTGATTATGCTCGATATCGATCACTTTAAGAAAATCAACGACAAATATGGACACACCGTAGGCGATGAAGCTATTCGCGGCGTTAGCCGGGCAATTAAAGAACAAGTTCGCGATCTGGATATTGCCGGCCGTTATGGTGGTGAAGAATTTGGAATTATCCTGACCAATACAAACGGTGATGGAGCCTGCGTGTTTGCGGAACGCTTGCGCAAAACTGTCGAACACTTAACTGTGTATGCTGATGGGCATGAAGTGAAATTTACGATAAGCCTTGGGGTTGCTGAACTGAATGACCAAATACATGATCACCGCAATTGGATTGAAAAAGCAGACCACGCGCTCTATCGTTCCAAAGAAGGTGGAAGAAACCGCTGCACCATGGAACTTTAG